The Anabaena sp. WA102 genome contains a region encoding:
- a CDS encoding ABC transporter permease — protein sequence MNWWQRLNKNPLARTGAIVLLCFYLAVIGADFIAPYNPYDSQTNGSLLPPTQIHWVSQSGQFIGPHVYPTTQGDTNLETGERKIIIDQTKPSPLRLFVAGPKYQLFNLTISLPPKWQEVTIIPGISLNWHLFGVIGDAKLNILGTDEQGRDQFSRLLHGGRISMFIGIFGIIITYPLALLIGGISGYFGGIIDSIIMRLAEVLMTFPSIYLLVALSGILSPKLTSTQRFLLIILITSVISWAGLARIIRGQVLSIKELEFVQAAKVMGGNPIYIIVRHVLPQTATYIIISATLTIPSFIGAEAVLSLIGLGIQQPDPSWGNMLSLASNASILVLQPWLILPPAILIIITVLSFNVLGDGLRDALDPRSLQR from the coding sequence ATGAATTGGTGGCAACGACTCAACAAAAATCCTTTAGCACGAACTGGGGCAATTGTCCTCTTATGTTTCTATTTAGCAGTAATTGGGGCTGATTTCATCGCTCCTTATAACCCTTATGATTCACAAACCAATGGTTCGCTACTGCCACCGACTCAGATTCATTGGGTATCTCAATCAGGGCAGTTTATTGGACCTCATGTATATCCTACAACACAAGGAGATACTAATTTAGAAACCGGGGAAAGAAAAATAATTATAGACCAGACAAAACCTTCACCATTAAGATTATTTGTGGCTGGACCTAAATATCAATTATTCAACTTGACTATTTCCCTCCCACCAAAATGGCAGGAAGTCACAATTATTCCGGGGATTTCTTTAAATTGGCATTTGTTTGGCGTTATTGGTGACGCAAAATTGAATATTTTGGGAACAGACGAACAAGGACGCGATCAATTTAGTCGGCTGCTGCATGGTGGTCGGATTAGTATGTTTATTGGTATTTTTGGGATTATTATTACCTATCCATTGGCTTTGCTTATTGGTGGTATTTCGGGCTATTTTGGGGGAATAATTGATAGTATCATCATGCGTTTGGCAGAAGTATTGATGACTTTTCCGAGTATTTATTTATTAGTAGCATTATCAGGGATTTTAAGTCCCAAATTAACCAGCACTCAGCGATTTTTATTAATCATTCTCATCACTTCTGTAATTAGTTGGGCAGGTTTAGCGAGGATAATTCGCGGACAGGTATTATCAATCAAAGAACTTGAATTTGTGCAAGCAGCAAAGGTCATGGGTGGTAATCCCATTTATATTATTGTTCGTCATGTTTTACCACAAACTGCAACTTACATTATTATTTCTGCTACTTTAACAATTCCTAGTTTTATTGGAGCAGAAGCAGTATTAAGTCTAATTGGTTTAGGTATTCAACAACCAGATCCTTCTTGGGGAAATATGCTTTCTTTAGCCAGTAATGCTTCTATTTTAGTATTACAACCTTGGCTAATTTTACCACCAGCAATTTTGATTATTATTACCGTTTTGTCATTTAATGTATTAGGTGATGGCTTACGTGATGCTCTTGATCCTCGTAGTTTGCAAAGGTAA
- a CDS encoding Rpn family recombination-promoting nuclease/putative transposase has product MKTDTIFYQLFQTLPSILFELIGKPATEAEAYQFTSVEIKELAFRFDGLFIPDSEIPEQPIYFVEVQFQPKADFYWRLFTEIFVYLNQYQPKNDFHAVAIFAKRSLDPGVPMQYRGLLMSQQITFIYLDELEVTTDNSIGLGMVQLVVEKEETAIDHTRQLIQKSRQQLADASKRQKVLELLETILVYKLSNLTRQEIEAMFTLDELKQTRYFREVAEEAKVQGKLEGKLEGKLEGKLEGKLEGKLEGKLETVPLLLQLGLTVEQIAANLAVDIEAVRKVAETSVNETPSDSEGTGNGQQGTGKTHV; this is encoded by the coding sequence GTGAAAACAGATACTATATTCTATCAACTATTTCAGACATTACCTAGTATCCTTTTTGAACTGATTGGCAAGCCAGCCACAGAAGCGGAAGCATATCAATTCACATCTGTAGAAATTAAGGAACTAGCATTTCGCTTTGATGGTTTATTTATACCTGATTCAGAAATACCTGAACAACCGATTTACTTTGTAGAAGTTCAATTTCAACCGAAAGCGGATTTTTACTGGCGGTTATTTACCGAAATCTTTGTTTATCTGAATCAATATCAACCAAAGAATGATTTTCACGCAGTAGCCATTTTTGCTAAACGTAGTTTAGATCCTGGTGTACCAATGCAGTATCGGGGTTTGCTAATGAGTCAGCAAATCACGTTTATTTATTTGGATGAGTTGGAGGTAACAACCGATAATTCAATAGGACTGGGAATGGTACAGCTAGTAGTGGAAAAAGAGGAAACTGCTATTGATCATACAAGGCAGTTAATCCAAAAATCTCGACAACAATTAGCAGATGCCAGTAAAAGACAAAAAGTCTTAGAATTGTTAGAGACGATCTTGGTTTACAAATTAAGTAATTTAACTCGTCAGGAGATTGAAGCAATGTTTACTCTAGATGAATTAAAGCAAACAAGGTATTTTCGAGAAGTTGCGGAGGAGGCGAAAGTACAAGGTAAGTTAGAAGGTAAGTTAGAAGGTAAGTTAGAAGGTAAGTTAGAAGGTAAGTTAGAAGGTAAGTTAGAAGGTAAGCTGGAAACAGTACCTTTGTTATTACAGTTAGGTTTGACTGTGGAACAAATAGCCGCAAATTTGGCTGTGGATATTGAAGCGGTAAGAAAGGTTGCGGAAACATCTGTTAATGAAACTCCTTCAGATTCAGAGGGAACAGGGAACGGGCAACAGGGAACAGGAAAAACTCATGTTTAA
- a CDS encoding ABC transporter permease: MSRSKALQYYIFSRLLFAPLQLLTIITIVFILLRATPGDPADAILGGRAPESAKEELRKQLGLDLPIWLQYLNYLGNLLRFDLGTSLTSRGQNIGEIIGQYFPATVELAFASMAVALIVGVLVGTISASRPGTAFDIGGRLFGIITYALPMFWAGMLLQLVFSVQLGWFPNSNRFPPNLPAPTNITGLYTIDSLLAGNLSQFFISLHHLALPSLTLGILLSGIFERIVRVNLKQTLKADYVEAARARGIPENKILVSHALKNALIPVITVLGLTFASLLGGAILTEVTFSWPGLANRLYQAIADRDYPTVQGVLVFFGAIVVSASILIDILNAYVDPRIRY, encoded by the coding sequence ATGTCTCGTTCTAAAGCATTACAGTATTACATTTTTTCCCGGTTACTATTTGCGCCACTGCAACTATTAACTATTATCACCATTGTTTTTATTTTACTTAGAGCCACCCCAGGAGATCCCGCAGATGCAATTCTGGGAGGAAGAGCGCCAGAAAGTGCAAAAGAAGAATTAAGAAAACAACTTGGTTTAGACTTACCAATTTGGTTACAATATCTCAATTATTTAGGTAATTTACTACGCTTTGATTTAGGAACTTCCTTAACCAGTCGCGGGCAAAATATAGGTGAAATAATTGGTCAATATTTTCCAGCCACAGTAGAATTAGCATTTGCGAGTATGGCTGTGGCGCTGATTGTCGGCGTTTTAGTGGGAACTATTTCCGCTTCTCGTCCGGGAACTGCTTTTGATATTGGGGGGCGGTTATTCGGGATTATTACCTATGCTCTACCGATGTTTTGGGCAGGTATGTTATTACAATTAGTTTTCTCAGTTCAATTGGGTTGGTTTCCTAATTCCAATCGGTTTCCGCCCAATCTTCCTGCACCTACAAATATTACTGGTTTATATACAATTGATAGTTTATTAGCTGGGAATTTAAGTCAATTTTTCATATCTTTACATCATTTAGCTTTACCAAGTTTAACTTTAGGAATTTTGCTAAGTGGCATTTTTGAACGCATTGTCAGAGTTAACTTAAAACAGACTTTAAAAGCTGATTATGTAGAAGCGGCTAGAGCGCGAGGAATTCCTGAAAATAAGATTTTAGTTTCCCATGCTTTAAAGAATGCCTTAATCCCGGTAATTACGGTCTTAGGATTAACATTTGCTTCCTTATTAGGTGGAGCGATTTTAACAGAGGTGACATTTTCCTGGCCAGGGTTAGCAAATCGTTTATATCAAGCTATTGCCGACCGAGATTATCCTACCGTTCAGGGTGTGTTAGTATTTTTTGGGGCAATTGTGGTGAGTGCCAGTATTCTGATTGATATTCTCAATGCTTATGTAGATCCGAGAATTAGATATTAA
- a CDS encoding ABC transporter substrate-binding protein, with protein sequence MTKLLSLFCLCLLLVVSCTPKQQTNTPQSSAVNTTAGDGRITVGTTEKPRTLDPADAYELGSLSLVFNMSDRLYTYEPGSTEIKPQLATALPKVSADGLTYTIPIRQGVLFHDDTPFNAKAMEFSLQRFIENKGKPSFLLSDTVASVKATGEYELTIKLKKPFAAFPSLLAFSGVCAVSPKSYEIGAGKFKPNIFVGTGAYKLAKYGTDSLKFDVFDKYWGTKPENKGVNVQIQTSPVNLFNAFKTGAIDVAYLSLQPDQIQSLEASAKKGDWQAISAQGSVVTYMTLNRNQKPLDKVEVRQAIASLIDRKLLNDRVLLSQADPLYSMIPTTFNVSQPLFQDKYGDGKFEEAKKSLVAAGFSKENPAKVQIWYPASSMTRSLVAQTLKSLADTKMDGILQFEVKTVEGATFYKEISKGLYPSTLTNWYPDFLDPDNYVQPFLACEKGSVAKGCETGGSQTQGSFYYSEAMNKLIDQQRKEQNPETRKKIFADIQTQVLTDVPYIPLWQNKDFVFAQKGVANVNLDPTQNLIYKTIKK encoded by the coding sequence ATGACAAAATTGCTATCCTTGTTCTGTCTTTGTCTATTATTGGTTGTTAGTTGTACTCCTAAACAGCAAACAAATACACCACAGTCTAGTGCTGTAAATACTACTGCGGGTGATGGTCGGATTACCGTAGGGACAACGGAAAAGCCAAGAACTCTTGATCCTGCTGATGCGTATGAATTGGGATCTTTGAGTTTAGTATTTAATATGAGCGATCGCCTGTACACTTACGAACCAGGTAGTACAGAAATTAAACCACAATTGGCAACAGCATTACCAAAAGTGAGTGCAGATGGTTTAACTTATACTATTCCTATTCGCCAAGGAGTCCTATTTCATGATGATACTCCCTTCAATGCCAAAGCAATGGAGTTTAGCCTGCAACGCTTTATCGAAAACAAAGGTAAACCTTCTTTCCTGCTTTCTGATACCGTAGCTTCAGTTAAAGCCACAGGAGAGTATGAATTAACAATTAAACTGAAAAAACCCTTTGCAGCTTTTCCTTCGTTGTTAGCATTTTCTGGAGTCTGTGCAGTTTCGCCAAAATCCTATGAAATTGGGGCGGGAAAATTTAAACCGAATATTTTTGTTGGCACTGGTGCTTACAAATTAGCCAAATATGGAACTGATTCCTTAAAGTTTGATGTATTTGATAAATATTGGGGAACAAAACCCGAAAACAAAGGTGTCAATGTCCAAATTCAAACCAGTCCAGTTAACTTATTTAACGCCTTTAAAACTGGGGCGATAGATGTCGCCTATCTATCCTTACAACCAGATCAAATTCAGAGTTTAGAAGCCAGTGCGAAAAAGGGAGATTGGCAAGCTATATCTGCTCAAGGTAGTGTAGTTACTTATATGACTTTAAATCGCAATCAAAAACCTTTAGATAAAGTAGAGGTGAGACAAGCGATCGCATCATTAATTGATCGTAAATTATTAAATGATCGGGTATTATTATCACAGGCTGATCCTCTTTATAGCATGATTCCCACCACCTTCAACGTTTCCCAACCATTGTTTCAAGATAAATATGGTGATGGTAAATTTGAAGAAGCCAAAAAATCCTTAGTCGCTGCTGGTTTCTCCAAAGAAAATCCAGCAAAAGTGCAAATTTGGTATCCTGCAAGTTCAATGACGCGCAGTTTAGTCGCCCAAACCTTAAAATCCCTAGCTGATACTAAAATGGATGGTATTTTGCAATTTGAAGTTAAAACCGTAGAAGGTGCAACTTTCTATAAAGAAATTTCCAAAGGGTTATATCCCAGTACCTTAACTAATTGGTATCCAGACTTTTTAGATCCAGATAACTACGTACAGCCATTTTTAGCCTGTGAAAAAGGTTCAGTTGCTAAAGGTTGCGAAACCGGCGGTAGTCAAACTCAGGGGTCGTTCTATTATAGTGAAGCTATGAATAAACTCATAGATCAACAACGCAAAGAACAAAATCCTGAAACTCGGAAGAAAATATTTGCCGACATTCAAACCCAAGTATTAACTGATGTTCCCTACATCCCCTTATGGCAAAATAAAGACTTTGTATTTGCTCAAAAAGGCGTAGCCAATGTCAATCTTGATCCCACCCAAAACCTGATTTACAAAACAATTAAAAAGTAG
- a CDS encoding thioredoxin family protein: MVLTASTMLPLGTKAPDFHLPEVVSRKIISLDNFADKKPLLIMFICRHCPFVKHIQQELARLDQDYSNSDLGIIAISANDAQNYPNDAPESLKEMCIELGFDFTFCYDETQATAQAYTAACTPDFFLFDGDRKLVYRGQLDDSRPSNNQPVTGKDLRSAITAVLNNQPVTSEQKPSIGCNIKWKVGNEPNY; encoded by the coding sequence ATGGTTTTAACAGCTTCCACAATGTTGCCTCTAGGCACGAAAGCACCAGATTTTCATCTACCAGAAGTAGTATCTAGAAAAATAATTTCTCTTGATAATTTTGCCGATAAAAAACCATTATTAATCATGTTTATTTGTCGTCACTGCCCATTTGTTAAGCATATTCAACAAGAATTAGCCAGATTAGATCAAGATTACAGCAACAGTGATTTAGGGATTATTGCCATTAGTGCTAATGATGCTCAAAATTATCCTAATGATGCCCCAGAATCATTAAAAGAAATGTGTATAGAATTGGGTTTTGATTTTACCTTCTGTTACGACGAAACTCAAGCAACAGCACAAGCTTATACGGCAGCTTGTACACCAGATTTCTTTTTATTTGATGGCGACAGAAAACTCGTTTATCGCGGACAATTAGATGATAGTCGTCCTAGTAATAATCAACCCGTAACAGGTAAAGACTTAAGATCAGCTATTACCGCAGTTTTAAATAATCAACCTGTGACAAGTGAACAAAAACCTAGTATTGGTTGCAATATCAAATGGAAAGTAGGTAATGAACCTAATTATTAG
- the aroA gene encoding 3-phosphoshikimate 1-carboxyvinyltransferase: protein MSAIVINLETQANSSDHLIIQRPAAGLSLQGRIRVPGDKSISHRALMLGAIAEGETQIQGLLLGEDPRSTAACFRALGAEISELNTELVKVKGIGLGNFQEPVDVLDAGNSGTTMRLMLGLLASHPGRFFTVTGDSSLRSRPMSRVVKPLQQMGAQIWGRKGNTLAPLAIQGQALQPIHYHSPIASAQVKSCILLAGLNTEGQTTVTEPALSRDHSERMLRAYGAELSIDPDTNSVTITGGSKLYGQTVIVPGDISSAAFWLVAGAIVPGSDLVVENVGVNPTRTGILEALALMGADIQLENQREVAGEPVADIRVRSGGLKSCTIAGDIIPRLIDEIPILAVAAAFAEGTTIIRDAEELRVKESDRITVMAQQLNKMGAKISELPDGMEITGGTPLVGAEVDSHTDHRIAMSLAIAALNAIGTTTIHRAEAAAISYPNFTNTLREICQ from the coding sequence ATGTCAGCTATTGTTATTAATTTAGAAACTCAAGCAAACTCTTCTGATCACTTAATTATTCAGCGCCCTGCGGCTGGATTGTCTTTGCAGGGACGTATCCGAGTTCCTGGTGATAAGTCTATTTCCCATCGCGCTTTGATGTTGGGGGCGATCGCTGAAGGTGAAACTCAAATTCAAGGATTGCTGTTAGGTGAAGACCCCCGTAGCACTGCTGCCTGTTTTCGGGCGCTAGGGGCGGAAATTTCGGAACTAAATACAGAATTGGTGAAAGTTAAAGGCATCGGTTTAGGCAATTTTCAAGAGCCTGTAGATGTCTTAGATGCTGGTAATTCTGGAACAACGATGCGGTTGATGTTGGGGTTGTTAGCATCCCATCCAGGGCGATTTTTCACGGTGACAGGTGATAGTTCTTTGCGATCGCGTCCCATGTCCCGTGTTGTCAAACCGCTGCAACAAATGGGGGCGCAAATTTGGGGACGTAAGGGTAATACCTTAGCACCTCTAGCCATTCAAGGACAAGCCCTGCAACCCATTCATTATCATTCTCCCATTGCTTCGGCTCAAGTTAAATCCTGTATCCTCCTGGCGGGTTTAAACACCGAAGGACAAACCACCGTCACCGAACCTGCTTTATCACGGGATCACAGTGAACGAATGTTAAGGGCTTATGGAGCAGAATTAAGTATAGATCCAGACACAAATAGCGTCACAATTACGGGTGGGTCGAAACTCTACGGACAAACTGTAATTGTCCCTGGTGATATCAGTTCAGCGGCTTTTTGGTTAGTGGCTGGGGCGATCGTTCCTGGTTCAGATTTGGTAGTGGAAAATGTCGGTGTCAATCCTACCCGTACTGGCATTTTAGAAGCTTTGGCACTGATGGGGGCAGATATTCAACTAGAGAACCAGCGGGAAGTAGCGGGAGAACCTGTGGCTGATATCCGCGTCCGTTCGGGTGGTTTAAAAAGCTGTACGATTGCTGGTGATATCATTCCCAGATTAATTGATGAAATTCCTATTTTGGCAGTTGCAGCGGCTTTTGCTGAGGGGACAACAATTATAAGAGATGCGGAGGAGTTAAGGGTCAAAGAGAGCGATCGCATTACCGTGATGGCACAACAACTCAATAAAATGGGGGCAAAAATCAGCGAACTACCCGACGGGATGGAAATCACCGGTGGTACTCCCCTAGTTGGTGCAGAAGTAGATAGCCATACAGATCATCGCATTGCCATGAGTTTAGCGATCGCAGCCCTCAACGCCATTGGTACAACCACCATTCACCGCGCTGAAGCTGCTGCTATTTCTTATCCCAACTTCACAAACACACTACGGGAAATTTGTCAATGA
- a CDS encoding type II toxin-antitoxin system RelE/ParE family toxin, with amino-acid sequence MEATPKEIRIYTTLEGTTPFLEWRDSLKDARARAKIRARLDRVEEGNLGDCKFVGEGVYELRIDYGPGYRIYFGEESDVIILLLWGGDKSRQNKDIRQAQDYWQDYRSQDNA; translated from the coding sequence ATGGAGGCAACCCCTAAAGAAATTAGGATTTATACAACTTTAGAAGGAACTACTCCTTTCTTAGAATGGCGAGATTCCTTGAAAGATGCTAGAGCTAGAGCTAAAATTAGAGCAAGATTAGACCGAGTAGAAGAGGGAAATTTAGGAGATTGTAAGTTTGTTGGTGAAGGAGTATATGAACTGCGTATTGATTATGGTCCTGGTTATCGAATTTATTTTGGAGAAGAAAGTGATGTGATCATTTTATTGCTATGGGGTGGCGATAAAAGCAGACAAAATAAAGATATTCGTCAAGCTCAAGATTATTGGCAAGATTACAGGAGTCAAGACAATGCCTAA
- a CDS encoding helix-turn-helix domain-containing transcriptional regulator, which produces MPKSISYHTELIESLKDTSEAAVYLEVVLEEGDPMMIKKAFFNVIEARGGVNLLSKDVQKTLMKFAEKLQETGEIEFNLLRILLESLGLKVGLMVI; this is translated from the coding sequence ATGCCTAAAAGTATTAGTTATCATACTGAATTAATTGAATCTTTAAAAGATACTTCTGAAGCAGCAGTTTATCTTGAAGTTGTGCTAGAAGAAGGTGATCCAATGATGATTAAAAAAGCCTTTTTTAATGTAATTGAAGCAAGAGGCGGGGTAAATTTATTGTCTAAAGATGTTCAAAAAACTCTCATGAAATTTGCAGAAAAACTTCAAGAAACAGGTGAAATTGAATTTAATCTTTTACGAATATTGCTAGAGTCTTTAGGATTAAAAGTAGGTTTAATGGTAATATGA
- a CDS encoding YgiT-type zinc finger protein — translation MMESCHICGSDKFTEELVNETFEIEGKLILVEGIPAKVCYRCGETTFSSETAENIRLMLNSNQKSQRKIEIDVFAFSA, via the coding sequence ATGATGGAAAGTTGTCATATTTGTGGTTCAGATAAATTTACTGAAGAATTAGTTAATGAAACTTTTGAAATCGAAGGTAAACTAATTTTAGTGGAGGGTATTCCAGCTAAGGTTTGTTATCGTTGTGGAGAAACAACCTTTAGTAGTGAAACTGCTGAAAATATTCGTTTAATGTTGAATAGTAATCAAAAATCTCAGAGAAAAATTGAGATTGATGTTTTTGCTTTTTCTGCTTAA
- a CDS encoding ATP-binding protein, whose product MNVTEILQFADQLIINKTGKRLDDLQKTVITGVYEGKTYETIAEECNRSESRVRSVGRKLWQILSESLGEDVNKHNFCWTIERVINNSQFYNFGNNQINYCHNDNNESSKNTKQGIKNKLYYDLTIAPKINRFCDRTSEIDTLSKWILNQNTHLISILGLSGIGKTTLVKRFIDLHQQKFDAIVWRSLKFPQSLDLLLDDLLKHHKLDSLPTINDKLKQLFDILTNKKCLIILDDLQNIFIPSQFAGKYQPEYQDYQTLFKMITETQHQSSVILISQEQCPEMECLDEELYPIKSLELSGLDNPEILKNTGLKNKDSWLKLIKLYLTGDKAVEDEMWQ is encoded by the coding sequence ATGAATGTTACTGAAATTTTACAATTTGCAGATCAATTAATCATAAATAAGACAGGAAAACGTTTAGATGATCTGCAAAAAACTGTCATTACAGGAGTTTATGAAGGAAAAACTTATGAGACAATTGCGGAAGAGTGTAATCGTAGTGAAAGTCGCGTTAGAAGTGTTGGACGTAAACTATGGCAAATTTTATCAGAATCTTTAGGAGAAGATGTTAATAAGCATAATTTTTGTTGGACTATAGAAAGAGTTATAAATAATTCTCAGTTTTATAATTTTGGTAATAATCAGATAAATTATTGTCATAATGACAATAATGAATCTTCTAAAAATACAAAACAAGGTATTAAGAATAAACTCTATTATGATTTAACTATTGCTCCCAAAATTAATCGTTTTTGTGATCGCACTTCCGAAATTGATACTTTATCTAAGTGGATATTAAATCAAAATACTCATTTAATCTCAATCTTAGGATTATCCGGTATTGGTAAAACCACACTCGTTAAAAGATTTATAGACTTACATCAACAAAAGTTTGATGCTATAGTTTGGAGAAGTTTAAAATTTCCTCAATCTCTAGATTTATTACTTGATGATTTACTAAAACATCACAAATTAGACTCATTACCAACAATAAATGATAAATTAAAACAATTATTTGATATTCTCACAAATAAAAAATGTTTAATTATCCTTGATGATTTACAAAATATATTTATTCCTAGTCAATTCGCGGGAAAATATCAACCAGAATATCAAGATTATCAAACCCTATTCAAAATGATTACAGAAACCCAACATCAAAGTAGCGTCATATTAATTAGTCAAGAACAATGTCCAGAAATGGAATGTTTAGATGAAGAATTATATCCTATTAAATCTTTAGAATTATCAGGTTTAGATAATCCAGAAATCCTCAAAAATACCGGATTAAAAAATAAGGATAGTTGGTTAAAATTAATCAAATTATACTTAACGGGTGACAAGGCGGTTGAAGATGAGATGTGGCAATAA
- a CDS encoding IS4 family transposase translates to MLPQSYQTIFRKHLSEQQYLTLEILLLLIQAHRQVKLSKLASLFPQPIKYESRKRNLQRFLGIGKLCVKLLWFPLIKYWIRQSLTPKQLNREQRRYFHKKQYQKYGYWMVALDRTQWKGRNIFMVTLVWGTHALPLYWETLNHVGNSNLQTQKRLIKTAIKLLKKCRIVVLADREFHSPKLAKWLDEQGVYFALRQKKNLYFQEKPEQEYQVLKNQGFKPGMSRFYEKVKCGKGDELGLFNIAVYWKRKYRNSGPKEPWYILTNLPTLQQTLCLYRCRWGIEQFFKDCKTGGYNLEDTKVNETRFLALVLLIVIAYSLATMHGQRMKKLGIETYAGRIQQHQDKYPRQSDFSFALYGQLWIYGMELWADLALNLINLKPHKRLFFQRGFQALSLMKQAL, encoded by the coding sequence ATGTTACCACAATCATATCAAACAATTTTCCGAAAGCATTTGAGTGAACAGCAGTATTTGACACTAGAGATATTGTTGTTATTAATACAGGCTCATCGCCAAGTAAAACTGTCAAAATTGGCCAGCTTGTTTCCCCAACCAATTAAATATGAAAGCAGGAAACGTAATCTACAAAGATTTTTAGGAATAGGTAAACTCTGCGTAAAATTATTATGGTTTCCATTGATAAAATATTGGATTAGACAATCGTTAACACCAAAACAACTGAATCGAGAACAGCGCCGTTATTTTCATAAAAAACAGTATCAAAAATATGGTTATTGGATGGTAGCACTGGATAGAACACAGTGGAAGGGGCGAAATATATTTATGGTGACATTGGTATGGGGTACTCATGCCCTACCACTATATTGGGAAACATTAAATCATGTCGGAAATAGTAATTTACAAACACAGAAAAGATTAATAAAGACAGCAATAAAGTTGTTAAAAAAATGTCGAATTGTGGTGTTAGCAGACAGAGAATTTCATAGTCCAAAACTGGCTAAATGGCTTGATGAGCAAGGAGTTTACTTCGCTTTACGCCAGAAGAAAAACCTTTATTTTCAAGAAAAACCTGAACAAGAATATCAAGTTCTTAAAAATCAAGGATTTAAGCCAGGAATGTCGAGATTTTATGAAAAAGTTAAATGTGGTAAAGGGGATGAATTAGGCTTATTTAATATCGCTGTTTATTGGAAGAGAAAATATCGGAACTCTGGACCAAAAGAACCTTGGTATATCTTGACGAATCTACCAACTCTCCAACAAACTTTATGCCTCTATAGATGTCGATGGGGAATTGAGCAATTCTTTAAGGATTGTAAAACTGGTGGTTATAATTTAGAGGATACTAAAGTAAATGAAACTCGCTTTTTAGCTTTAGTATTATTGATTGTCATTGCTTATAGTTTAGCCACTATGCACGGTCAACGGATGAAAAAATTAGGTATAGAGACTTATGCCGGACGTATTCAACAACATCAGGACAAGTACCCACGTCAAAGTGATTTTAGCTTTGCTCTCTACGGACAACTATGGATTTATGGTATGGAATTATGGGCTGATTTAGCTCTGAATTTAATCAATCTCAAGCCTCATAAACGCCTCTTTTTTCAACGGGGCTTTCAGGCTCTATCCCTTATGAAACAAGCTCTTTAG